A region from the Dendropsophus ebraccatus isolate aDenEbr1 chromosome 1, aDenEbr1.pat, whole genome shotgun sequence genome encodes:
- the KIF23 gene encoding kinesin-like protein KIF23 isoform X1 codes for MVQLRAISTLSRSKPPRRAPPKKPSNSGQKDPVGVYCRVRPLSPADQECCIEVINETTVQLHPPDGCRVNRNGEYKETQYSFKQVFGTLVTQKDLFDVVAKPLVEDLIRGKNGLLFTYGVTGSGKTYTMTGSPGQGGLLPRCLHMIFNSISDFQAKRYVFKTDDKNGIEVQNEVDALLERQKRDAQPQAVTRTPLSRQKPEPEFADMINIEDSCKLEDVDEDSVYSVFVSYIEIYNNYIYDLLEEVPIDPIKPKWNTPGKNAEFIPPQSKILREDQNHNMYVAGCTEVEVKTTEEAFDVFWRGQKRRRIANTQLNRESSRSHSVFIIKLAQAPLDADGDNVLQEKEQVTVSQLSLVDLAGSERTNRTKAEGSRLREAGNINQSLMTLRTCIEALRENQMCGTNKMVPYRDSKLTHLFKNYFDGEGKVRMIVCVNPKADDHEESLQVMRFAEMTQEVEVARPVDKPICGLTPGRRYRNQAFKDELKLRLEERGGPVNGEPEEQAVIEMLIQSFPPIPSCELLDANDDQTLPRLIDTLEKRRRIRQIMAEEFNKSVTSFRAMLQDLNGVVAAKENIAQGRMSEKERTIMSQKSEIERLEKKIKTLEYKIDILEKTTSIYEDEKRTLQQDLESHQQKLQRHLSDKRRLEARLQGMVSENTMKWEKECERRVAAKQLEMQNKLWVKDEKLKQLKAIVTESKSDRPERPSREKDREQPKVPIRSLSPSPVPLPGNPVSQPPHIHVTPARLQLHRRSNSCSSISVASCVSQWEQKTPQRKPERKMGPHCRRWEPESARKCNAAENRTGYQATIVQAELEEDQCLRNVPPVHNRHRRSRSAGAERWVDHKPTGSVETETVMQPHVPNSIKVSVASEKALSRCDKYMLTHQQLASDGEIETKLIKGDVFRTRGGGQSVQFTDIETLRQESPPGSSRKRRSSGSNQPPLVENTDSEWTDVETRCSMAVEMRAGSNLGPGYQHHAVPKRRKP; via the exons TCGATCCAAACCTCCCCGGAGGGCACCGCCCAAGAAGCCTTCTAACAGTGGACAGAAGGACCCAGTTGGT GTTTACTGCAGGGTGCGTCCTCTCAGTCCTGCAGACCAGGAGTGCTGCATTGAAGTGATAAATGAGACCACAGTGCAGCTGCACCCCCCAGATGGTTGTAGAGTCAACAGAAATGGAGAATATAAAGAG ACCCAGTATTCATTCAAACAAGTTTTTGGAACGCTGGTGACACAAAAAGACCTTTTTGATGTTGTTGCTAAGCCTCTGGTGGAAGATCTAATTCGTGGTAAAAATG GATTACTTTTCACGTATGGGGTGACTGGAAGTGGAAAAACTTATACCATGACGGGGTCTCCAGGACAGGGAGGACTACTTCCCCGGTGTCTCCACATGATCTTCAACAGCATCAGTGATTTCCAGGCTAAGAGATAT GTTTTTAAGACTGATGATAAAAATGGTATAGAAGTGCAGAATGAGGTGGACGCCTTATTGGAGCGTCAAAAGAGAGATGCTCAGCCTCAGGCAGTCACAAGGACTCCGTTAAGCAG ACAGAAACCAGAACCTGAATTTGCTGATATGATAAATATTGAAGATAGCTGCAAATTAGAAGATGTAGATGAAGACAGCGTATACAGCGTCTTTGTGTCGTATATTGAAATCTACAATAATTACATCTATGATCTTCTAGAGGAAGTTCCTATAGATCCCATTAAACCAAa GTGGAACACGCCGGGAAAGAATGCAGAGTTTAT ACCGCCACAGTCTAAGATATTGCGTGAAGACCAGAACCACAACATGTATGTTGCTGGGTGCACAGAAGTTGAAGTTAAAACAACAGAAGAGGCCTTCGATGTCTTCTGGAGAG gtcaaaaaagaagaagaattgcAAACACTCAGTTAAACCGTGAGTCCAGCCGCTCCCACAGTGTGTTTATAATAAAGTTGGCGCAGGCTCCACTTGATGCTGATGGAGACAATGTTTTGCAG GAAAAGGAGCAAGTAACAGTGAGCCAACTCTCACTTGTGGATTTGGCTGGGAGTGAGAGGACAAACCGCACGAAAGCTGAGGGCAGCAGACTACGTGAAGCAG GAAATATAAACCAATCCCTTATGACCTTAAGGACTTGTATCGAGGCTCTGCGAGAGAACCAAATGTGTGGAACCAATAAG ATGGTCCCCTATAGAGACTCAAAGTTGACTCATCTCTTCAAGAACTATTTTGATGGAGAAGGGAAGGTTCGAATGATAgtttgtgttaatcccaaagctgATGACCATGAAGAAAGTTTG CAAGTTATGCGCTTCGCCGAAATGACCCAGGAAGTTGAGGTTGCTCGGCCTGTAGACAAACCAATCTGTGGCCTCACTCCAGGACGTCGGTACAGGAACCAGGCATTCAAAGATGAGCTTAAGCTTAGGCTGGAGGAGCGTGGTGGTCCAGTCAATGGAG AACCTGAGGAGCAGGCGGTAATAGAGATGCTAATTCAAAGCTTCCCTCCTATTCCGTCTTGCGAGCTTCTGGATGCCAACGACGACCAAACTCTTCCAAGGCTCATTGATACCCTTGAGAAACGACGCCGGATTCGTCAAATAATGGCTGAAGAATTCAACAAAAGTG TTACCTCCTTCAGAGCTATGCTTCAAGACCTTAATGGTGTAGTGGCGGCAAAGGAGAATATAGCCCAAGGAAGAATGTCTGAGAAGGAGAGGACTATAATGTCTCAGAAGAGTGAGATAGAACGGCTAGAAAAGAAAATCAAAACTCTGGAGTACAAA ATTGACATTTTGGAGAAGACAACCTCAATTTATGAAGATGAAAAGCGCACTTTACAACAAGACCTCGAGTCGCACCAGCAGAAGTTGCAGCGTCACTTGTCTGATAAGAGGCGGCTAGAAGCACGGTTGCAAGGCATGGTGTCGGAGAATACCATGAAATGGGAGAAGGAATGT GAACGTCGTGTGGCCGCCAAACAGCTAGAGATGCAGAATAAGCTGTGGGTGAAAGATGAAAAGTTAAAACAGCTTAAAGCAATTGTAACAGAATCTAAAAGCGACAGACCAGAAAGACCATCAAGAGAGAAGGACAGAGAGCAGCCGAAGGTTCCCATCAGATCCCTCTCTCCTTCACCTGTACCT CTCCCTGGTAACCCTGTTTCTCAGCCTCCCCACATCCATGTCACCCCTGCTCGCTTACAGCTGCACAGGCGTTCAAACTCCTGCAGCAGCATATCCGTGGCCTCCTGTGTTTCACAGTGGGAGCAGAAAACACCACAACGCAAACCAGAAAGAAAGATGGGCCCCCACTGCAGGCGGTGGGAGCCAGAGTCAGCTAGGAAGTGTAATGCAGCAGAGAACAGGACAGGTTATCAGGCAACCATCGTACAGGCAGAGCTAGAAGAGGATCAGTGTCTCAGG AACGTTCCCCCAGTGCACAACAGACACCGCCGCTCTCGCTCAGCGGGGGCAGAGAGATGGGTAGACCATAAGCCAACCGGTAGTGTGGAGACGGAGACGGTCATGCAGCCTCATGTCCCCAACTCCATCAAAGTATCTGTTGCCAGTGAAAAGGCGCTGTCAAGGTGTGATAAGTACATGCTGACACACCAGCAGCTGGCCTCGGATGGGGAGATTGAGACTAAACTCATTAAG GGTGATGTGTTCCGGACTCGAGGGGGAGGTCAGTCTGTACAGTTCACTGACATTGAAACACTCCGGCAAGAATCCCCTCCAGGCAGCAG CCGCAAGCGCAGATCTTCTGGATCTAATCAGCCCCCACTGGTCGAGAACACAGATTCTGAGTGGACAGATGTTGAAACCAGA TGTTCGATGGCAGTGGAAATGAGAGCTGGATCCAATTTGGGACCTGGGTACCAACATCATGCTGTTCCTAA GCGCCGAAAACCTTGA